The Jaculus jaculus isolate mJacJac1 chromosome 1, mJacJac1.mat.Y.cur, whole genome shotgun sequence nucleotide sequence aaaaaatcaaaagttctgggctggagggatggcttagcaattaaggtgcttgcctggaaagtgaaaggacacaggttcaattccccgagacccacataagccagatgcacaaggtggtgcatgcatctggagtttgtttgcagtaattagaggccctaatgtgcccttctctctctctctctctctctctctctctctctctctctctctctctctctcctctctctctctctccctgtcaaataaataaataaaatcaaaagttcTTAgggctgattatcaggttcagcatggaagcagccctcATGTTTGTCTCCccgttcctctgtggcttcagatgtggcttggctgaagtgcgaggggtagttCATCTCCTCCAGACTgtctatcttctgaaaaagaacagatcctccaatggagagtgaagtcagcttagcttaaatgggataaacattattaatttatggagaatttattgtatgtaacccctcttttagccaaaaccTAGTGAGAGCTCGACACTGGAGAACATACTGACTGATGCTCCCACAACACGTAAACCACTACCtcatgaggaatacctgcaaccccactgaggagtgttctCAGTGGAATCGGGacaggaacaagggaaaagagggtaccaacacatgatgtattcatatgaaatagttgttaataataataatgataaaaatttaaaaattaaaagttcttGAATCTTTAAGTGGAGTAACTGAACTTATAACCGTGGTAGCTTCCTAGTTCTAGGGAGGGTACTATTCATTTTATTCTCCAAGTCCATCATCACCATTAGCAATAACAAAAAGGTCAGAAGAACAGCAACTGGCAGGTGAAGAAAggaaaatgcatatttttaaaattataatctgTATGACTGTTCTACACTAATGTAAGCATCTTATAATAATTTTTAGGAACAAATACATTTCCAGTAAATATGAGAAAAAACTTAAGTTATACTAGTGTTATAATTTCTGAATCTAAtagacaagagagaaaaaaaaaaacaagaagggatggagagatggcttagtggttaaggtgctagcctgcaaagcctaaggacccaggttcaattacccagtacccacgtaaagccagatgcataaggtggtgcatgtgtgtggaatttatttgcaatggctagaggctgtggtgtgcccattctctctctctctctctctctctgtttttctctctttctcaaataaatcaataaaatatttaaaaaactggaaCACAGAATTCAATGTTTGCAATAAAAAGTTTCAAGGGAAAGAGAATAACTATACCAGAATATGATTAAAGTAATCAAAGCTTAATGAGTGTTTATTGCATACTGGGCCCATGATTGTGGATTTAGTGTTTGGAGATGTGTGGATACATGTGTTTATTATAAAGAGAAGAACAAATGTCATTGAGATGAGATTGTTGCCCTATTGAAGAGTTTCTCAAGAGCCCCCTTCATGTCTTTGTTCCTAAGACTATAAATAAAAGGGTTTAGCAATGGAGTGACCACTGTATACATCACAGAAGCAACTACATTCTTATCACTGGAGGTGCTAGatgaagggaaaaaataaagtCCAATAATTGTGCCATAATATAGAGACACCACAGAGAGGTGGGAACCACAAGTAGACAAGGCTCTGCAGATCCCTTTGGTAGATGGAACTTTTAAGATGGTGACCCCAATGCAGCCATAAGAGGTCAAGATGCATATTAGTGGTAGAGTAATGACTGCTACCCCCACTGTGAAAATGACCAGTTCATTGAGGGAGGTGTCTGAGCACGAGAGCTTGAGCAGGGCAGCAAGGTCACAGAAGAAATGGGGAATGGTGGTGTCTGCACAGAAGGACAGCCGGGCCAGAAGAAGGGTGTGAGACAGGGCACTGACACAGGACATGACCCAGGATACAGCCACTAGTGATGTACACAACTCCTGTGTCATGATGGTGGTGTAGTGGAGGGGGTGACAGATGGCCACGAATCGATCATATGCCATTGAAGTGAGGAGGAAATTGTCCAAATcagtaaaaaatatgaaaaaatacatCTGTGCTATACACCCTGCATAGGGAATGGATTGGTCCTGAGTTTGCATGTTATTAAGCATCTTTGGGACAGTGACAGATGAAAAGGAGATGTCAGTGAAAGCCAAGTGgctgaggaagaagtacatgggggtGTGGAGGCGAGAATCCAGCCTGATGAGCAGGATGATGAGCAGGTTCCCCAGCACTGTGGTCAGGTACATGGCCAGGAACAGGCTGAAGAACACGCCCTGCTGCTCTGGCCTGATGGGGAGCCCCAGGAGGATGAACTCAGACACACTGCTCTGATTCTCCTTCATACTGCTCTTCtccctgcagagactggaaggacattgaagaaaacagaaacaaatcagATTTACAGCAGGGTCAGGGGACCTCACAGGAGACGGGGAAGAAAGACTACAAGGGCAGCAGGAAGGAGGGCtgcagaatgctgtcttctggatgtaACGTGGCAGGTAAATACATGAATTCACAACAGCTGTGGCTTCCTGCACAAGATTGAACCTGTTAATATTTCATCATGGTTGGGTAAGAGGCTCATGAGATGCCTCCCAAACTAGCTAATGGCACCTAATAGTTGCTTGGAGAGGGGACATCATACTCTTGAGAGGTGTAGCTGCTGGAAACCTGCTCATTCTATAGTAAATAATCTCTCAATAGTGATCATGCAAGCAATTCTATCTCAGTGgttcaacaacaaaaagaataaacaaggcAAGAAAGgaatatttgttttaattggtAAGAAGAAAGGTGTAGTGTGAGGGGATGAAGATAGGAaaaaagtagagctggagagatggcttagcagtttatgcacttgcctgcaaagcctaaggacccagtttcgattccccagtacccacataaacaagatacataaggtgacacatgtgtctggacttcatttgcagtggctaaaggccctggtatgccagttctctccctccctccctccctccctccctccctccctccctccctctttctctctctctctctctctctctctctctctctctctctgccttcccctccctctttcctctctctatcaaataaacaaataaaaatattaaaagaaaacagagtaATTGGTGAGGGGATAAGATGCAAgaacattatacacatgtatgaaaatgtccaaaataaaaattacacaaatAATCTGGCTGTTATACATCTATCTTCACAGTATAGTGTACTAAACTTTTGAAATGTGACTTAGTTGTCATTAATAACTAAAACAGAAGTTTCAATAACATATGACTATATAAAATTGAATCAAAAATAAATTGCCtggcttccaggtaagatggcacaTTAAAAGCCATATCTGACTGTGCAGTTAAGGAAAGGAGATTCTACCTCATCCTAGTGAGAATCATTCccatcaagaaacaaaaaactgagtgctgctctcacaactcataacctacaatggtgaataacagcaatcccactaaggagggccctcagtggagttggggcagggaagagggaaataatggtaccagcatatgatgtgtccatacacagTTTCTAGttaataatagaaaaagaaaacaaatgacaataaatgttggtgaggatgtgaggaaagaggaacccttattcactgttgatgggagtaTAAACAGGTGCAGATCTTATGgcaatcagtatggaggtttgtcaaaaaaattaaaactagaactattagctgggtgtggtggtgcttgcctttaatcccagcacttaggaggcagaggtagaaggattgccatgagtccaaggctaccctgagactgcatagtgaattccaggtcagcctgggctacagagtgagaccctgtcttgagaaaaacaacccccccacacaaaaaatcTAGAACTATCAGATGGGCCTGATAAagcactcctgggcatagacCAGTTATCCTAACCAGATTCTGTGTCCTAACCAGAAATATtcactcagccatgtttattgctgctctattcataatagcaaagaaatggaaccagcttagatatccatcaacagatgaatggctaatgaaaatgtggtaatgTACATAATAGAATTTTACTTAactataaaaaaggaaatttggtgctggagagatagattagtggttatagcacttgcctgtgaagcctaaggatcctggtttgattccccagtacccatgtaagccagatgcacaaggtggcacaggcatctggagttatttacagtgactagaggccatagcacacccattctctctctcaaataaataaattaaatattttttaaaaattaaatttgcaagaaaatgagtAGATCTggaaattatattaagtgaggtaacccagactcttaaaaacaaatagtgcatgttctctttcatatgcagaTTCTACATTTTAAGAGGTTTCATTGTGTTGGTTCTCAACCGAAACAAAATTTAGAAGAGTCTGATGTAGGTAATAGGAGCTTAAAATTCTTTGTTCCTTGACTCTGGTGGTTTGAACATGCTTCTAACCCACATCATTCTATTATCTCCCATTGACCCTTACTAAAAGGAGCCAAATATCATTAATGAGAATCCTGAATAGCCCAGTAAAGCAAAAATTGCTGCCTAAGTTTTCCAGTATGTCCCTGTGCATTGCAAGCATTTTGAGGCTCCTTGGTGCTATTATTACACATAGACTCCCATATCTGAGGACACCTACTGAATAGCACTATAATCAGAAATGGACTCAAAATTTGGTGACTTCCCTTCATATGTGTGAGTTCTGGAAAGTTTTGAGTCTCCATTTTTCATCTGGAAATAAAACGATGAGCCTGACTtttgaaagtaagaaaaaaaatggaagcatatatacataattatgtaTAGGTAAGATTTATAGCTGATGAAAAATATCTGATATATTTATCTTCTATGTCAATATTGGTGATTTCACTCCCATGCCCTAAAAAAACTAAgaataaaacatcaaaacaacAGTAAGTGGTCATGTTTAAGGTTTAGAACatgaagaggagagaatgagcaatTCAAGGTGTCACATCCaagccaaatgaaaataaaatcttaatacAGATTTTTGTGAAGGCTATGATCATAAATCATAAGGACATTCTGAACTTAGTACGATAATTTTTTTTGAACATTGACTACTGATAATTGGCATCCCTTAATAATAATCACTCATCCTGAATTTTATGAgacccttttatttctctctgtgaaCTGCTCACCTCTCTTAATATGCAAATACTGGACAGAGTTCAGATGCCACAGAACTACTTCGACATCCAATCATGACCAGATGCAGGCAAAGGATGAAGATGGGCACACAGGCAATATATCAcagatctcttcctctctccattctctTCTGCATTCTCTTTCAGCCTATAATCAGATGGTTCCCTCCTCAGGTTATAAACTTATCTAGTTCATGGAATTTAGGATTTTGACAGGTTCAAACTAGCTATTCCTCTTTTTATCTACATAAACTCTATGCCAAAGTCATATAAACACTCCCacatcaccacactcagccttcTCAATAATACCTCAACCACTGCTTGGTGGTGGCAGATAGTTTCTTGATACTGAGACTATCTTCTGTAAACAACAAATATGGATTTGACTATGCTATTGTTCCTTTTGGAGCCTCAGGTTGTCCTTTGCCAGACTGGAAAATAACCCTGAATTAATGTAAGAATTAAGTAAAATTATCTATGTAAAACAGCTCACTCATAGAATATATCCTCCACGATGTGCTTTAGCTTCCATTAAATATAAAGTACGAAGATCTCTAGAGAAGAAATTGTGTTTAATAAGTAACTGTGTTAAGACATTCATAATCCTATACTGGCAATTttgaattatatattatattgtgGTAATGGATAGGAACATAGTTTGATGCCTTCAATGTAGTTCTAAGACTACACTAGGGATTGTATGCAGAAAATCTTCAAGCAGATTCTGACATGGAGTTGCAAGATAAGTGCTGCATTAACAAAGGAACCAAAGCTCTCTATATTGAAGTATCTCTCAAATATACTTTCACAGGAAAGTGGCTGTGTCATCTAAAAGGGAATGATTTTGAAAAGAAGCATTAGAGAGGAGTGACTAATACTATACATGAAATAAGCACTTTCTGATACCTAAAACCATGAATAGTAAGACTGCACTCCCAGCCAGGATCTGCAGATATGCCGCATGTTTATGTAGTCACTGGGCAATGGTGACTGTTGTATACCTTTGTTTAGGAACTAGGAATAATAAATAACTACATGACAGCAGAGTATTCAATACTAAAGATGGATCTCTttaacaccctccaaggctcaggggtcattgtggaaaaggtggcagaaagattgtaagagccaaagtaaggggaGGAGAGctaacaatactgtcttccagacacaaagtccccttgacattcatgacctcacagtggctgacactacctaaataaggcctgcataataggaggaaaaaaatgatgacatcaaaatagaagagaccctagttggaaagaagaagggattcaatggagggaggatttggaagtagaaaaaagagagggtagttggtttattgattatatttatggaagttgtcaataaaaagtgtttttaaaaaagaaataaatttatggggttagggagatggctcagttgttaaaggcacttgcttgccaagtctaccaaccagggtttgatttccttaGTAACCaagtacagccagatacacaaagcatctagattttatttgcaatggcaggtggccctggtatgctcataatattttgctttctctatctttgcatccttgcaaataaaaaataaaaacatatttaaaacaaagagtgttactgaacacacacacacacacacacacacacacacacacacacacctgcagctGATAAAGGATACTCAGTCCTGCTGTGAATTTCATACTTGGGGATATGTGCTGGTTCCACAGATTTTCTGTAGCAGAACAGGATAGTCTCTAGCACACAATTCCTGGTCAGAAACTTCTCATTGACAGCAAATAGCAAAGTCATGGGCCTGGATCTTACTGTTCTCAATTCACCAGCTTCATGTGAAGACTCTGTACACAAGGGTAAGAACCCAATGGGGCAGGACTTCAAGTTCttggttaaaggcatgcattaaatatgtattaatTTCTCAGTTTTCCTCTTATTCCCTCTAGGACAATTGCCCTGGGGCAGTAGTCTCTGAACTTTGATGTTCAGCAGAATCACCTGGGGAGCTTGTTAAAGTTGAAAATCCCAGTTCATCCTCCAGTGATGTGCAGTCCTGAGATCTAAGGCCAGGAAAATTCTCGGGCAAGTGTTTCTAAAGAGACCTTGAAGAAACACTGTCTTTAGGAAGAGAGTTCAGGATGCTCAGTAAATGTAAACCCCAAAGGGGATGAGAAAAGACTTCCCTTGCCAGATTCAGATTTCCTCTGGTTAGGTCATAGTTTGGAATGTTCAAAGAAATTCTTCTGTAAGTAGAAGTGATCTCATTGCTGcagtcaaaatttatttttctttatgaagagaaaacaaataatGTAAACTTGTAAACAACAAAGTCTCAGTGTCTCACCTTTCCATTAG carries:
- the LOC105944347 gene encoding olfactory receptor 1J4-like; translated protein: MKENQSSVSEFILLGLPIRPEQQGVFFSLFLAMYLTTVLGNLLIILLIRLDSRLHTPMYFFLSHLAFTDISFSSVTVPKMLNNMQTQDQSIPYAGCIAQMYFFIFFTDLDNFLLTSMAYDRFVAICHPLHYTTIMTQELCTSLVAVSWVMSCVSALSHTLLLARLSFCADTTIPHFFCDLAALLKLSCSDTSLNELVIFTVGVAVITLPLICILTSYGCIGVTILKVPSTKGICRALSTCGSHLSVVSLYYGTIIGLYFFPSSSTSSDKNVVASVMYTVVTPLLNPFIYSLRNKDMKGALEKLFNRATISSQ